Proteins co-encoded in one Euleptes europaea isolate rEulEur1 chromosome 1, rEulEur1.hap1, whole genome shotgun sequence genomic window:
- the NPFF gene encoding pro-FMRFamide-related neuropeptide FF, whose translation MEAARLLLVLALLSGSLRASRGLEEGLGSQELFAEEPNGYPDRLLDWMQQENEERVVQNPPEEHPWGNLLRSLLHIVQRPGRSPSFLFQPQRFGRDARSSPSNGGRINLRAWDSMGPQFLSMATPQRFGKKK comes from the exons ATGGAAGCTGCCCGCCTGTTGCTCGTGCTGGCGTTGCTCTCGGGCAGCCTGCGGGCAAGCCGAGGTCTCGAGGAGGGACTCGGCTCCCAAGAGCTCTTCGCCGAGGAACCCAATGGGTATCCAGACAGACTCTTGGACTGGATG CAGCAAGAAAATGAGGAGCGTGTGGTCCAGAACCCACCAGAAGAGCATCCATGGGGAAATCTTCTCCGCTCCCTGCTCCACATAGTCCAAAGACCGGGGCGCAGCCCATCCTTCCTGTTCCAGCCCCAAag GTTTGGCCGCGATGCCAGAAGCAGTCCCAGCAACGGTGGCCGGATCAACCTCCGGGCTTGGGATTCCATGGGGCCCCAGTTTCTAAGCATGGCTACACCACAGCGCTTTGGCAAGAAGAAGTGA
- the TARBP2 gene encoding RISC-loading complex subunit TARBP2 isoform X1 — protein sequence MSEEEAEEPCGSARNCGGFPSIEQMLASNPGKTPISLLQEYGTRIGKTPVYDLLKAEGQAHQPNFTFRVTVGDISCTGQGPSKKAAKHKAAEVALRLLKGGNMLEPAAPEEASSPFSLEPLAQTATPAATTPVPILPAASPRSSPLDVKSPVSPQQSECNPVGALQELVVQKGWRLPEYTVTQESGPAHRKEFTMTCCVERFIEIGSGTSKKLAKRNAAAKMLVRIHNVPLDPRDGSEAEVEEDQFSITTGNKLDGVKGRGSGCTWDSLRNSAGEKILHLKSHPLGVLNAGFCSLLEELSEEQSFDISYLDIDERSLSGLYQCLVELSTQPTTVCHGSAASRHAARSDAARNALQYLKIMAGGK from the exons TATAGAGCAAATGCTGGCGTCCAACCCCGGCAAGACCCCTATCAGCCTGCTGCAGGAGTATGGGACGCGCATAGGCAAAACGCCCGTCTACGACCTGCTCAAAGCCGAGGGACAAGCGCACCAGCCCAACTTTACCTTCCGCGTTACCGTCGGTGACATCAGCTGCACTG GCCAAGGCCCTAGCAAAAAAGCAGCCAAACACAAGGCAGCGGAGGTGGCACTCAGGCTCCTGAAGGGAGGAAACATGTTGGAGCCAGCAGCCCCAGAGGAAGCCAG CTCTCCTTTCTCTCTAGAGCCCCTGGCTCAGACCGCCACCCCAGCTGCCACCACACCTGTGCCCATCTTGCCGGCCGCGTCTCCCAG AAGCTCCCCATTGGACGTGAAGTCCCCAGTATCACCGCAGCAGTCTGAATGTAATCCAGTCGGGGCCCTGCAG gaGCTGGTGGTGCAAAAAGGCTGGCGCCTTCCTGAATATACAGTCACCCAGGAATCGGGACCAGCACACCGCAAGGAGTTCACCATGACCTGCTGCGTCGAGCGGTTTATTGAAATAG GCAGTGGCACTTCAAAAAAACTGGCCAAGCGCAATGCCGCAGCAAAGATGCTGGTGCGGATTCATAATGTGCCCCTGGACCCCCGAGATGGCAGTGAGGCTGAAGTGGAGGAGGACCAGTTCTCTATT ACCACAGGAAACAAGTTGGACGGGGTGAAGGGCCGGGGCTCTGGCTGTACCTGGGACTCTCTGCGCAACTCAGCCGGGGAGAAGATTCTGCACCTGAAAAGCCACCCCTTGGGAGTGCTGAATGCTGGATTCTGCAGCCTCTTGGAGGAACTTTCTGAAGAGCAGAGCTTTGATATCAGCTACCTCGATATTG ACGAGAGGAGCTTGAGCGGCCTGTACCAGTGCCTGGTGGAGCTTTCCACGCAGCCGACCACGGTGTGCCACGGCTCAGCCGCCTCCCGCCACGCCGCCCGGTCTGATGCTGCCCGCAATGCCCTGCAGTACCTCAAGATCATGGCGGGAGGGAAGTGA
- the TARBP2 gene encoding RISC-loading complex subunit TARBP2 isoform X3 yields the protein MLASNPGKTPISLLQEYGTRIGKTPVYDLLKAEGQAHQPNFTFRVTVGDISCTGQGPSKKAAKHKAAEVALRLLKGGNMLEPAAPEEASSPFSLEPLAQTATPAATTPVPILPAASPRSSPLDVKSPVSPQQSECNPVGALQELVVQKGWRLPEYTVTQESGPAHRKEFTMTCCVERFIEIGSGTSKKLAKRNAAAKMLVRIHNVPLDPRDGSEAEVEEDQFSITTGNKLDGVKGRGSGCTWDSLRNSAGEKILHLKSHPLGVLNAGFCSLLEELSEEQSFDISYLDIDERSLSGLYQCLVELSTQPTTVCHGSAASRHAARSDAARNALQYLKIMAGGK from the exons ATGCTGGCGTCCAACCCCGGCAAGACCCCTATCAGCCTGCTGCAGGAGTATGGGACGCGCATAGGCAAAACGCCCGTCTACGACCTGCTCAAAGCCGAGGGACAAGCGCACCAGCCCAACTTTACCTTCCGCGTTACCGTCGGTGACATCAGCTGCACTG GCCAAGGCCCTAGCAAAAAAGCAGCCAAACACAAGGCAGCGGAGGTGGCACTCAGGCTCCTGAAGGGAGGAAACATGTTGGAGCCAGCAGCCCCAGAGGAAGCCAG CTCTCCTTTCTCTCTAGAGCCCCTGGCTCAGACCGCCACCCCAGCTGCCACCACACCTGTGCCCATCTTGCCGGCCGCGTCTCCCAG AAGCTCCCCATTGGACGTGAAGTCCCCAGTATCACCGCAGCAGTCTGAATGTAATCCAGTCGGGGCCCTGCAG gaGCTGGTGGTGCAAAAAGGCTGGCGCCTTCCTGAATATACAGTCACCCAGGAATCGGGACCAGCACACCGCAAGGAGTTCACCATGACCTGCTGCGTCGAGCGGTTTATTGAAATAG GCAGTGGCACTTCAAAAAAACTGGCCAAGCGCAATGCCGCAGCAAAGATGCTGGTGCGGATTCATAATGTGCCCCTGGACCCCCGAGATGGCAGTGAGGCTGAAGTGGAGGAGGACCAGTTCTCTATT ACCACAGGAAACAAGTTGGACGGGGTGAAGGGCCGGGGCTCTGGCTGTACCTGGGACTCTCTGCGCAACTCAGCCGGGGAGAAGATTCTGCACCTGAAAAGCCACCCCTTGGGAGTGCTGAATGCTGGATTCTGCAGCCTCTTGGAGGAACTTTCTGAAGAGCAGAGCTTTGATATCAGCTACCTCGATATTG ACGAGAGGAGCTTGAGCGGCCTGTACCAGTGCCTGGTGGAGCTTTCCACGCAGCCGACCACGGTGTGCCACGGCTCAGCCGCCTCCCGCCACGCCGCCCGGTCTGATGCTGCCCGCAATGCCCTGCAGTACCTCAAGATCATGGCGGGAGGGAAGTGA
- the TARBP2 gene encoding RISC-loading complex subunit TARBP2 isoform X2: MSEEEAEEPCGSARNCGGFPSIEQMLASNPGKTPISLLQEYGTRIGKTPVYDLLKAEGQAHQPNFTFRVTVGDISCTGQGPSKKAAKHKAAEVALRLLKGGNMLEPAAPEEASSPFSLEPLAQTATPAATTPVPILPAASPSSPLDVKSPVSPQQSECNPVGALQELVVQKGWRLPEYTVTQESGPAHRKEFTMTCCVERFIEIGSGTSKKLAKRNAAAKMLVRIHNVPLDPRDGSEAEVEEDQFSITTGNKLDGVKGRGSGCTWDSLRNSAGEKILHLKSHPLGVLNAGFCSLLEELSEEQSFDISYLDIDERSLSGLYQCLVELSTQPTTVCHGSAASRHAARSDAARNALQYLKIMAGGK; the protein is encoded by the exons TATAGAGCAAATGCTGGCGTCCAACCCCGGCAAGACCCCTATCAGCCTGCTGCAGGAGTATGGGACGCGCATAGGCAAAACGCCCGTCTACGACCTGCTCAAAGCCGAGGGACAAGCGCACCAGCCCAACTTTACCTTCCGCGTTACCGTCGGTGACATCAGCTGCACTG GCCAAGGCCCTAGCAAAAAAGCAGCCAAACACAAGGCAGCGGAGGTGGCACTCAGGCTCCTGAAGGGAGGAAACATGTTGGAGCCAGCAGCCCCAGAGGAAGCCAG CTCTCCTTTCTCTCTAGAGCCCCTGGCTCAGACCGCCACCCCAGCTGCCACCACACCTGTGCCCATCTTGCCGGCCGCGTCTCCCAG CTCCCCATTGGACGTGAAGTCCCCAGTATCACCGCAGCAGTCTGAATGTAATCCAGTCGGGGCCCTGCAG gaGCTGGTGGTGCAAAAAGGCTGGCGCCTTCCTGAATATACAGTCACCCAGGAATCGGGACCAGCACACCGCAAGGAGTTCACCATGACCTGCTGCGTCGAGCGGTTTATTGAAATAG GCAGTGGCACTTCAAAAAAACTGGCCAAGCGCAATGCCGCAGCAAAGATGCTGGTGCGGATTCATAATGTGCCCCTGGACCCCCGAGATGGCAGTGAGGCTGAAGTGGAGGAGGACCAGTTCTCTATT ACCACAGGAAACAAGTTGGACGGGGTGAAGGGCCGGGGCTCTGGCTGTACCTGGGACTCTCTGCGCAACTCAGCCGGGGAGAAGATTCTGCACCTGAAAAGCCACCCCTTGGGAGTGCTGAATGCTGGATTCTGCAGCCTCTTGGAGGAACTTTCTGAAGAGCAGAGCTTTGATATCAGCTACCTCGATATTG ACGAGAGGAGCTTGAGCGGCCTGTACCAGTGCCTGGTGGAGCTTTCCACGCAGCCGACCACGGTGTGCCACGGCTCAGCCGCCTCCCGCCACGCCGCCCGGTCTGATGCTGCCCGCAATGCCCTGCAGTACCTCAAGATCATGGCGGGAGGGAAGTGA